GATTGCGTTCATTCAGTACTCAGATGTGTGGAAATTTGGTCGAGTCGAACGGTTACAATCCGAGAGTTTAAAGCAGTGACTTGGCAAACGACTTACACCCCCAGTATTGGTTTTCCCGGTCAAATATGGTCAACTCAATCGCCTCTTTGGATCGAGAATATCGCGCAGCATGAAAATTTTGGTCGGGTGTGCGATACGGCTTTAGCGGTTAAGCCTTCAGCTTATCGCAACGCATCTTTGCATGAAAATGAACAGTCTGGTGATGTGCGATCGCAAGCTGCTATGGAATCCGGATTGCGATCGGCATTTGGCTTTCCCATTTTGGATAATGGGGAAATTTTGGGGATTATGACTTTCTTTAGTCAAGATATACAGCCAAAAGATGCCGAATTATTGCAAATGATGGTTTCTGTTAGTCATCAAATTTCTCAGTTTATTAAATCCAAACTATCAGAGGAAGCACTTGTAGAAAGTGAAGAACGCTATCGGGATTTATTTGAGAATGCAGATGAATTGATTCAATGCGTCACTCCTTACGGTCAATTTGAGTATGTTAACCGTGCATGGCATAAAACTTTAGGATACTCACAGTTTGAAGTCAAACAGCTTTATCTGTTTGATATCATTCATCCCGATTTTCGAGAACAATACCGACATATCCTTTATCAGGTGATGTCAGGAAAAAACCTCAGCCAAGTAACAATTGCATTTGTCTCTAAAGATGGTCAAAAAATTTTTGTGGAAGGAAATATTAACTGCAAATTTGTCAAGGGAAAACCAGTTTTGACGCGTGGTATTTTTCGGAATGTGACTCAGCGTGTTGCAGTGGAAGAAGTACAGCGCCACCAGCAAGAACAAACCGAGCGTTTGTTGCTCAATATTTTGCCAGAAGCCATTTTCAACCGTTTAAAACAAGAACCCGGTACGATCGCAGAACACTTTACTGATGTGAGTGTTCTGTTTGCTGATATTGTTGGCTTTACTGAAATCGCCTCTCAAATTAGTGCCATTCAGCTTGTCAAGATATTAAACCAAATTTTTTCAATGTTCGATCGCCTGACCGAAGAATATAGTTTAGAGAAAATTAAGACCATTGGTGATGCTTACATGGTAGTTGGCGGTTTACCCGTGCGCCACCCAAATCACGCCCAAGCCATTGCTTGTATGGCTCTAGATATGCAAACTGCGATTGACGAGTTTAACTCTGAGAACAACCAAAACTTTAGTATACGAGTCGGAATCCATAGCGGACCTGTAGTAGCGGGAGTCATTGGTATCAAAAAAGTCAGCTACGATCTTTGGGGAGATACGGTAAATATCGCCCATCGGATGGAATCCCAAGGTTTGGCTGGTAAAATTCAAGTCACAGAAACTACATACCAAAAGTTGCACGATGAATTTGTATTTCAAAAACGGGGTGAAATTGAAATCAAAGGCAAAGGCAAAATGACAACTTATTTGATGATTGGGCGGAAATGAGATTAGAGGGAGTGGGGAGTGGTGAGTGGTGAGTGGGGGAAGAATATGTACTTACTTACTCCCTACTCCCTACTCCCTACTCCCTACTCCCCTCCCCCAGTATTGGGAATCAACCTTCCTACAGGATAAGTCACAGATTCTTGAACACCTGTCTGAACCATAGCGGCTGGAATTTGCTCTGAAGAACGAGTTTTAGCGGCTAAATATTCTGTTCGCAATTGCGCTAGCATATTTTCTCGCTTGTCATACAGCCGCTTTAAAGTACGGGGCTGACACTGGTTCATGACATAAGCTGTGACTAATGGTAAGGCAATAGTACTGTCAGTATAACAAACAATTGTGCTGGGTAATTCATCGGGATCGATCTTACCCCAGCTGACTGCTTCTGAGGGTGTTGCTCCAGATAAACCTCCAGTGTCTGGACGAGCATCTGTAAACTGTATAAAGAAATCGTGTCCCCGTTCTTCTAGTCCTAGAACTTCATGCAGTTGCGGTTGGGTTTGTAATAGAAAGTTTTTGGGGCTTCCACCACCAATAATGAAAGCTGCGCTTTTCCCTTCAGAACCTCGTGCATAATACGCGATCGCGGCTGTCTCATTCACATCAATTGACGGATCTAGTATCAGTTGAGAACCTTCTAACGATAAGGCTGCAACGTTCATTCCTATAGAGCTATCACCAGGGGATGAAGTATAAATTGGTACGCCATACTCATAAGCTGTGGCCAGCAAACTGGAATGCTTAACTCCAACTTGTTTTTCTACTTCTCGAACATACTTGCCAAGTAGATAGTGAAACTGTGCTGTTCCCATCCGTTTTTGAAAAGCTGGTGCTTGCAAAATCTTACGAATGAAAGCATCTGTTTCTAGTAAGACATCGTAGCTAAATATAATGTCATAAATACGGATGGTTCCTTCCTGTCGTAACTTTACATCATTTAAAAATGGATTACCAGCGAAAAGTTCAAAACCTAAGCCGTAGTGCATATCGTGGTAAAGGTTAGCACCAGTACTAATCATCCAATCAATAAATCCATGGCGGATGAGAGGTGCAAGCACCGAAACTCCGTATCCTGCTGGTGTCATAGCACCAGAAAGGCTAACTCCCACCGTTACACCTTCTTTCAGTACATCCCGGCTCAGTAAATGGCATATTTCCCGCAATCGTGCCGAGTTGTATGCTGTAAAGTAGTTATCAATCAAATCTACGACTCCAATGTCAGTTGGCATTGGTGCAGGTGCAATTTTTTTACCTAGATGTTTTGACATTTTTGATAGTCCCCTGTAAGTCCATTTAAAATGAGCAGACCGGATACAATCTTATACGTCTTTAAATTTTTTCTCACCTGTAGGTAAGGCTGTGCCGCACGTTTGATTTGGTTGGTTTTAGCCCTACCTACGTGTATTTAAAATTCAAATACTATTGTTACAAATTTATATTTAATACTTATGTTATTTTAAGACAACAGCAGACAGTTTCTGTTGCGACCTTGTTCCTTAGCTGCATACAGTGCCTCATCTGCACGTTCAATGAGAATAACCAATTGCACAGATACCTTTTACTAACGGCGGTAAGAGGATCGCCATCGGCAGGAGTTTCCGCGCCATGAGACTACCTGCACCATTTCCACTCACCAATATTGTGAGTGCATACCACAGCCATAATGATGCGATCGCCATGATAAAGCTAACAATGGTGGCAGTTTTTAATGTGGGTATTTCCAAGCCTATACTCTTCAACTGTAAAATGTTGAATATCCAGTTCAGCAGAACTAGCCCTCCTATGAAACAGGAGGCAATACTGGCTTGTTTGACAAAAAACGGGAGAAAAAAGCTTCCAGGTAGAAACTGGAAGTTTTTTGAGTTTCCAGGAATACCCATAATTCTCATATCTTTATATTGCTTATTAATTGACTAATTTACTTTTGGTATGAATGCTGCCTTGCTTAGTAACGTTCTTGTGTTCTATGCGACTTCACGTAAACATTGAAAAACTTTGAGCTTTCACCTGTATTAGTTACATTGTCACATTAAAACATCAATTTGACATCGTATAAATACTTAGTTTGTCTTAAAAAAGACTTAAGAAAAGCTATATCAAACAGTGATAATTATTTATATTTTGACTTTTCAAAGGTTATACATAAATGGACACAGTAGTATTACTGATCTTGTTTGCCAAAACTTCAAAAAAGTATTTTATTCTTAATGACTTTCTAGAAACAAGGCAGTCGGAATGAAAAAGACTCAAAATAAAAATTTATAAACATGTGTAACAACTTATAGACAAACGACCTATTGTGTAGGGATTTTAGAATTATGTATAGAACTCACATAAATTGTTAAGCGGTGAAATAGTACGGCATACAATATTTGTGGGTGTCGGAATGAACAATGCGAATCCTCTCTATCTCTGACCAAGTTATTCATCACATACCGTTTATTACCCACTCACCTAACGGCTTAGGTGTGGTTAATAAAGTGTTGCCTGTTTTATTAGCTCATGTTGACTCACTACCGGATGGGTTGGAGGCGATTGTTGCGACAAGCGACTTGCAAGGTATCGATCAAAAAAACCAACGCCTTCTAGGTCATCTTGTCAATGAAGAATTAGATACGTTGGCTGATTTGGGCAAAATTCCGCCGCTAAGAGAAACAGGTGTAATTTTAGCGGGGGATTTTTACGCAAAGGTAGATAAGCGTGGTGGTGTAGGTGATGTCCGTGACGTGTGGCAAGCATTTCGTCAACGTTTTCGTTGGACTGCTGGGGTAGGGGGAAATCATGACAGTTTTGGTAGAACACAACAGGAAATTAGAGCTTTTCAAGACGGCAGAGGTATAAATTATTTAGATGGTCATATCACCTGTCTTGATGGACTGCGTATCGCTGGAATTTCAGGTATTATTGGCAAAGCAACCAAACCTTTCCGTCGATCGGAAAAAGATTTTAGAAAACTGCTCACACAACTCCTCAATGAGTCACCAGATATTTTTGTACTACATGAAGGTCCTAACGACGTAAACGCTAAGTTAGTGGGCAATGAATCTATACGTGCTGAACTTGTTAGGGGAAATAATTTCTTAGTGATTTGCGGTCATTCCCATTGGACAGTGCCTATGACTGCTCTGTCTAAAGGAATTCAAGTGCTGAATGTGGATACTCGGGTTGTTGTTATGGTAGCAAAGTGAGCGATAGGTAGCGCTCGAATGCAAATGATAACCAAGTAATGGTAATGAAAATTCTTTGGAAGACTTTGTATAAAACTTACAATTCAGGGAAAATTCCACATAATCTTTACATCTATCTCTTCGGAATACCGCTAAAGTTCTTCTATTAGGTTAATTTGAACGCTAATTCTTGAAGTTAGCAGTCGTATCTTAACCTTTCATAAATGCTCTACCAAAGAATGCACG
This genomic interval from Scytonema hofmannii PCC 7110 contains the following:
- a CDS encoding adenylate/guanylate cyclase domain-containing protein, with protein sequence MKHQAPNKNFKKYKDIHRKFERLDLDSHFRILYASKQVQRFAANPQEVMPGKDIRLGFPEFIGLEDILIPILKGEQELFELKSLARTFGRECRLSFDIYILCKGGESYNENQLTILFEDTTEIMLVKQQTNNIKILYNTLFAYKNYIEKAITAMAEVLLVTTKAGKIKKINRAALELFGYSEEELINQPISLLFDDNTLFQKAIQQRALFKKYFQNIEIICRNKEKEKLMIAFSCSVIQSKTDGLTDIVYMGRDITAQKSRQQRIGTQYTITRILSESQSIKQAIPKILHAICECLGWDLGELWTANEYIGLSSQQDCVHSVLRCVEIWSSRTVTIREFKAVTWQTTYTPSIGFPGQIWSTQSPLWIENIAQHENFGRVCDTALAVKPSAYRNASLHENEQSGDVRSQAAMESGLRSAFGFPILDNGEILGIMTFFSQDIQPKDAELLQMMVSVSHQISQFIKSKLSEEALVESEERYRDLFENADELIQCVTPYGQFEYVNRAWHKTLGYSQFEVKQLYLFDIIHPDFREQYRHILYQVMSGKNLSQVTIAFVSKDGQKIFVEGNINCKFVKGKPVLTRGIFRNVTQRVAVEEVQRHQQEQTERLLLNILPEAIFNRLKQEPGTIAEHFTDVSVLFADIVGFTEIASQISAIQLVKILNQIFSMFDRLTEEYSLEKIKTIGDAYMVVGGLPVRHPNHAQAIACMALDMQTAIDEFNSENNQNFSIRVGIHSGPVVAGVIGIKKVSYDLWGDTVNIAHRMESQGLAGKIQVTETTYQKLHDEFVFQKRGEIEIKGKGKMTTYLMIGRK
- a CDS encoding homospermidine biosynthesis protein; this encodes MSKHLGKKIAPAPMPTDIGVVDLIDNYFTAYNSARLREICHLLSRDVLKEGVTVGVSLSGAMTPAGYGVSVLAPLIRHGFIDWMISTGANLYHDMHYGLGFELFAGNPFLNDVKLRQEGTIRIYDIIFSYDVLLETDAFIRKILQAPAFQKRMGTAQFHYLLGKYVREVEKQVGVKHSSLLATAYEYGVPIYTSSPGDSSIGMNVAALSLEGSQLILDPSIDVNETAAIAYYARGSEGKSAAFIIGGGSPKNFLLQTQPQLHEVLGLEERGHDFFIQFTDARPDTGGLSGATPSEAVSWGKIDPDELPSTIVCYTDSTIALPLVTAYVMNQCQPRTLKRLYDKRENMLAQLRTEYLAAKTRSSEQIPAAMVQTGVQESVTYPVGRLIPNTGGGE
- a CDS encoding metallophosphoesterase family protein, which encodes MRILSISDQVIHHIPFITHSPNGLGVVNKVLPVLLAHVDSLPDGLEAIVATSDLQGIDQKNQRLLGHLVNEELDTLADLGKIPPLRETGVILAGDFYAKVDKRGGVGDVRDVWQAFRQRFRWTAGVGGNHDSFGRTQQEIRAFQDGRGINYLDGHITCLDGLRIAGISGIIGKATKPFRRSEKDFRKLLTQLLNESPDIFVLHEGPNDVNAKLVGNESIRAELVRGNNFLVICGHSHWTVPMTALSKGIQVLNVDTRVVVMVAK